A single region of the Agromyces sp. Leaf222 genome encodes:
- a CDS encoding DMT family transporter yields the protein MPAWVAIALAAIGGALTAVQSRVNGQLAASIGDAYTAAAISFGSGLLILLVALAIWKPGRAGFANVGSELRAGRVSWWMLLGGVAGAWFVATQGLSAGVIGVALFTVSIVAGQTVGGVVFDLIGLGPAGRRPLTATRAIGALLALGAVTWTLSSEIGGAAPVLLVLLPFTAGFGAAWQQAVNGRIRVAASSALTSTFVNFAVGTAVLVTVMVVHSSLVGWPTSLPGEAWLYTGGMIGCVFIAVQAVVVRVIGVLVLALAGVVGQLTAALALDVLVPVGGQAVDLATIGGAALALVAVVIASTRFRRSRHSVRPDGAPASDGEER from the coding sequence ATGCCCGCGTGGGTCGCGATCGCCCTTGCCGCCATCGGCGGCGCCCTCACGGCCGTGCAGTCGAGGGTCAACGGGCAACTCGCGGCGTCGATCGGCGACGCCTACACCGCCGCGGCGATCTCGTTCGGCAGCGGACTGCTGATCCTCCTCGTCGCGCTCGCGATCTGGAAGCCCGGGCGCGCGGGCTTCGCCAACGTCGGGTCCGAGCTCAGGGCCGGCCGCGTGAGCTGGTGGATGCTGCTCGGCGGCGTCGCCGGCGCCTGGTTCGTGGCGACCCAGGGCTTGTCGGCCGGAGTCATCGGCGTCGCGCTCTTCACGGTGTCGATCGTGGCCGGGCAGACCGTCGGGGGAGTCGTGTTCGACCTGATCGGCCTCGGCCCGGCCGGTCGACGCCCGCTGACCGCGACGCGGGCGATCGGGGCGCTGCTCGCCCTGGGCGCCGTGACCTGGACCCTGTCGTCGGAGATCGGCGGTGCGGCACCGGTGCTGCTCGTGCTGCTGCCGTTCACCGCGGGCTTCGGGGCGGCGTGGCAGCAGGCCGTCAACGGCCGAATCCGCGTCGCGGCCTCGAGCGCGCTGACCTCCACCTTCGTGAACTTCGCGGTGGGCACGGCGGTGCTCGTCACCGTCATGGTCGTGCACTCGTCACTCGTCGGCTGGCCGACCTCGCTGCCCGGCGAGGCGTGGCTCTATACGGGCGGCATGATCGGCTGCGTCTTCATCGCCGTGCAGGCCGTGGTCGTGCGTGTGATCGGCGTGCTCGTGCTCGCCCTCGCGGGCGTCGTAGGCCAGTTGACGGCCGCACTCGCGCTCGACGTGCTGGTGCCGGTCGGAGGCCAGGCCGTCGACCTCGCCACCATCGGCGGTGCGGCGCTCGCCCTCGTC
- a CDS encoding thioredoxin domain-containing protein, protein MTNVGSNEPRASRNERREAAREKARVLREEQKKRDKRNKVLIQGGVIVAVLLVAALVGWLIFNSIKPAGPGPANMASDGILLVAGDDGAITAVETPAIEAGGEPTATVPDDSGTVANIVTYIDYLCPYCGQFETTNSEAMRTMVESGAATLEVHPIAILTNKSAGTQYSLRAANAAACVADLSPEAFFDYNELLFQNQPEEGTVGLANADLKKLATDAGAASSVGACIDDVRFKAWVQDATTRALTGPIPNSDLASVTGTPTVLVNGQQYSGSLSDAQEFQSFVVQATSATFNDAESTPTPTPTPTPAQ, encoded by the coding sequence TCGCGAGGAGCAGAAGAAGCGCGACAAGCGCAACAAGGTCCTGATTCAGGGCGGCGTCATCGTCGCCGTGCTGCTCGTGGCCGCCCTCGTGGGCTGGCTGATCTTCAACAGCATCAAGCCGGCGGGCCCCGGGCCGGCGAACATGGCGAGCGACGGCATCCTCCTCGTCGCAGGCGACGATGGCGCGATCACCGCGGTCGAGACGCCGGCCATCGAGGCGGGCGGCGAGCCGACGGCGACCGTTCCCGACGACAGCGGCACGGTCGCGAACATCGTGACGTACATCGACTACCTGTGCCCGTACTGCGGCCAGTTCGAGACGACGAACTCCGAGGCGATGCGAACCATGGTCGAGTCGGGGGCGGCGACCCTCGAGGTCCACCCGATCGCGATCCTGACGAACAAGTCGGCCGGTACGCAGTACTCGCTCCGTGCAGCGAACGCGGCCGCCTGCGTCGCCGACCTCTCGCCCGAGGCGTTCTTCGACTACAACGAGCTGCTCTTCCAGAACCAGCCAGAAGAGGGCACGGTCGGTCTCGCCAACGCCGACCTGAAGAAGCTCGCGACCGATGCCGGCGCCGCATCCTCCGTCGGGGCGTGCATCGACGACGTGCGCTTCAAGGCATGGGTGCAGGATGCCACGACGCGGGCGCTCACCGGCCCGATCCCGAACTCCGACCTCGCCTCCGTGACCGGCACGCCGACCGTGCTCGTGAACGGCCAGCAGTACAGCGGCTCGCTCAGCGACGCGCAGGAGTTCCAGTCGTTCGTCGTGCAGGCCACGAGCGCGACCTTCAACGATGCCGAGTCGACCCCGACTCCGACGCCCACTCCGACTCCGGCCCAGTGA